The nucleotide window CATGACGAGGTCAATCTTGGCAAGCTGCAGCGGGCGGAAATCGATCTCGGTGGATTTCACTCCGGTGCTGGGGTCGCCCCCAAGGAGCTGATCCATGGGAGTCTCCTCCAGAAACGGGAGGTAGGAAAGGTTGTTCTCCACGGTCTGTTCAAAGGTCTGCGCCATGGGCGGCAGATCGTCCTGCAGTGCTCTGGGCGGCAGAATGACCATGTTTACCTTGCGCTGACCGGGACCGAAGATGTCCACGGTAAGCGTTTCCTGCGCTGTTGCCGCGGCGGCGAGAACCAGTGTCATGGCCAGCGCGGCGCATATGGTGATGAGTCGTTTCATGTCGTCCCTACTGGTTGAGGTCCTGGCTGTTGAAATTGATAACTATGACCTTGTCCTGCTCCCTGCTCGGCGGCTCGACCCGCTCGGTTTCGCGGATGGCTCGCAGGGTGGAATTGTCGAATTCGATATTGCCCGAGCTTTCAAGGATTTCAGATGAAACAATGGTGCCGTCGTCGCCGATGGTAAGCTCTACGCTGGCAAGCAGGTTGGCGTCACCAGCAAAAGACGGATAGCGCCAGTTCTCCTTGATGGCCGAGGCCACGATCATGGCGTAGACTTCGGCCAGCCCGGACCCGGCGCCGCCGGGTGTGCCGCCGTGAGAATAAATCTCGCCGCCCTGCTCCTGCCGGAGTGCGGCGAGTTCGTCGTCGAGTTGAGCCGCGACCTGATCATCCTCGGCCTGAACGCCCTGCTTCACGTCGCTGAGCGCATCGGCAAGCAGTTCATCGGAAGTTTTTTTCGGCTTCGGCTTGGGTTTCGGTTTGGGGGCCGGTTTCGGCTCCGGCTTGGGCTCGGCCTTTTTTTCAGGCTTCTTGAGCGGCTCGGCCTTTTTTTCCGGCTCCGGCTTTTCCTTCTTCTTGACGACGACCTTTTTTTCCTTGGTCTTCTCGCTGATGGGCTTGGCCTCCGGCTTCGGCTCAGGTTTGCGAGCTGGCTTCACAGGCTCGACCGAAGACTGCATCGGCTGCTTTTCAACCTGCATGACAGGTTGGGCCACCTGTTTTGGTTCCGGCTTGGCCGGAGTCGCATCGCTCTTGCTCGGAGACTTTTCGCCGGGCGGGGGCGGAGGCGCGGGCGCGAGCTGCACCAGATCCACCGTGTAGGCAGGACGGTCCAGTTCAAGCTTCCTGTCGGGAACATCAGCCCAGAAGACCACGACCGCCAGAAGCCCCGCGTGCAGCAGGAAAGAAAGAAGAAAGCCGAAATATCTCATGATATGATCACGCAACCCGAAGGGCTAGCGTTTCGTTCCATCCTTCTTTTCCTCGGCCACAATGCCGAGCTTGTCGATGCCCGCAGCCTTGACTTCACCCATCACGTCCACCACCACGCCGTAAGCCACGCTCTTGTCAGCGCGCAGAAAAAGCTGCTTGTTCTGCGAAGCCACCAGACGCTGAAGGAAATCGCCCAGTTCGCCTTCGGGCACTTCGTATTTGTCGAGCATGATGGTCCCGTCGGCCTTGACGCTCAGGACCAGATGATCTTTGTCCTGCGGCAAATTGCGCACGGAACGCGTCTGCGGCAGGTCCACCTCCACCCCCTGCGTCATGAGCGGGGCGGTGACCATGAATATGATGAGCAGAACCAGCATCACGTCCACGAAGGGCGTGACGTTGATTTCCGCAAGGTAGCCGTTTCCGGTCTTGAGAGCCATGACGGCCTCCTATTTGCCGGTCCAGGCGATCTCGCGCTCGGCGCGGTTCAGGAAGGCGCCTGCGAAGTCGATCATGCCGGTTTCCACTTCGGAGAGCTTTCCGAGGAAGAAGTTGTAACCGATGGTGGCCGGGATCGCCACGCCCAGACCGATGGCGGTGGCGATGAGCGCCTCGGAGATGCCCGGGGCCACGGTTGCAAGCGCCGCGGACTGTTGAAGACCGATGGAGTGGAAGGAGTGCATGATGCCCCAGACCGTGCCGAACAGCCCGATGAAGGGCGCGGCATTGGCGCAGGTCGCCAGAAACGGCAGGTTGCGTGTCAGGCGGCGCATTTCGGCGCTGATACCCTGCCGCAGCACGCGGCGCAGCGTGTCCTTGACCAGCATGCGTTTGCGGTCACGATCCAGTTCGGCCTTTTCCAGCTTGCGAAATTCCTTGACCGCCATGGAGCTGACCTTTGCCAGCGGCGAGTTCTTGCCCCCGAGGGTCTTGATCCCGGTGGCGAGGTCTTCGGCGACGATGAAGGACTCGTACCCTGCCAGCACCCTGCGGCGGGCCGAGAGGATGCTGAAGGCTTTGTAAAAGATGATGGTCCAACTCCAAAGGGACATGGCGGCGAGCAGGAGCATGACGCCCTTGACCGCCAGCGTTGCGCCCATGACCATTTGCAGCATGTTGTTTTCGCCAAGAATGTCCATTCCGTTACCCCGTAGGCGTTTGCGGGCCGCGCCCGCGTCCAGTAAGCGGCGGCTACTTCATCAGCCGCTGCACGATTTCCCAAGAATTGCTTTCCGCAGCTTCGATTTCCTGCGGCGTGAGCCCAGCCCCGAGAGCGATGGCGCGACGCATCTCCGGCCCCACGAGATCGCGCGGGGAATGGGCGTCGTTGTCGATCACCAGCTTGGCGCCATGGCGGCGAGCCAGTTCGGCAACCCGTCCGTTGGTGTAGCTGTGACCGCCACGCGTGGTGATTTCGAGATGCACGCCCTTTTCTGCGGCGAGGGCCACTTCCTCTTCGGTGATGAGGCCCGGATGCGCGAGGATGTCCACCCCGGCTTCGATGGCGGCGAGGTTGGTCCCCGGCGCCACGGGTTCCACAATGGTTTCGCCGTGCACCACCACCAGCGAAGCCCCTTCCTCACGGGCCTTGAGCGTCATGTCCGGTATAAGGCTCGGCGGGACGTGGGTGATCTCAACTCCCGCAATGACCGTCATGTCGAAAAAATGGCCGTGCTCCTTGGCGAAGCGGCTCACGTTTTCAATGATGGTCTTGTAGTTACTGAGGTCCGCGTGATCGGTGATGCCCACGGCCTTGTATCCGGCCACCGAGGCTCGGCGAACCAGCTCCGAAGGTATGAGTTCCCCGTCGCTGAACACCGTGTGCATGTGCAGATCGATCATCTCGCCACCTTTCTACATCTTGTATTTGACGTCGTCTTCGTCGAGATTTTCCAGCAGATCCTGCCAGCTGCTCGCTTCGGTGCTCGGCACCACCTTGTCACGCAGGCCATCCATGGGAATGCCCGCCTCGTCCAGCACTTCGGGGGCCGCGCTGATCTCGGCCTCGGTGCGGACGGCCAGCGCCACCGCGTCCGACGGGCGACAGTCGATACGGATGACCTCGTCGGCGCGCTTCACTATCAGCTCGGCAAAAAAGGTCCCTTCCACCATCCTGGTCACTTCAATGCTCTCCAGCTTGCCGCCGAGAGCTTCAAGGGAGTTGATCAGCAGATCGTGCGTCATGGGACGCGGGAACGGGACCTTGTTCAACGCCATGGAAATGGACATGGCCTCCATGGCGCCTATCCAGATGGGAAGGCCGCGCTCGGATGCCTCGTCCTCAAGGATGATGATAGGTGCCTGACCCTTTTCATCGAGTGCCAGTCCGAAAATCTTCATTGCTACCATGGCTCACCGGTCCTTTCCCCCGTCAGGGAGTGCTTTTTGGCCTCGACGATCCGTACGGGAACTATCCTGCCCGTAAGACTCTCGCGCCGACTGGTGAAATTGACAACCCGTCCGGCGGCATCGCGGCCGCGCCACGACACCCCGTCGCCTTCCTGCTTGCGGCTGCGGCCCTCCACGAGGACCTCGGCCGGGAGGCCTACGAGTTTCTTTAGACTTTGTTTAGTAATAGCATTCTGCAATTCCTGCAACCGTTCCAGCCGGGACTGCGCTTCCGTCGGGTCCACCTTGGGTTCCATGTTCACGGACGCGGTGCCCGGGCGGTCGGAATACTTGAAGGAAAAACTGGATTCGAATCCGACGCGCTCCACCATTTCGAGGGTACGCTCAAAATCCTGCTCTGTCTCGCCCGGAAATCCGACGATGAGGTCGGTGGTCAGGCAGATATCGGGCCGGGCCTGACGCAGGCGGTCCACAATGTCCAGATAGCGCTCCATGTCGTACTTGCGGCGCATGGCCTTGAGTACGGCGTCCGACCCGGCCTGCATGGGCAGATGCAGGGACGGGCAGAGGTTGTCGAGTTCTCCGAACGCCTCGATGACTTCGTCGGCGATATCCTTGGGGTGCGATGTGGTGAACCGTAGCCGGTCAATACCCTCAATGGCCGCCACGCGCCGCAGCAGCTCGGCAAAACTGACGTCCACCCCGCCGGAGTCCATGCCGAAGCTGTTGACGTTCTGCCCGAGCAGCGTCAGCTCACGCACGCCGTTGGCGGCAAGGGCGCGACACTCTTCCACCACCGCATCGGGGTGCCGGGACTTCTGTCTGCCACGGGTGTACGGCACTATGCAGTAGGCGCAGAAATTATCACAGCCCTGCATGATGTTCACAAAGGCCTGTCGAGTTTCGGGCAGCGTGGTGCTCTCGTCCACGGCAGCGTCTCGCTCGGGATAGATATCCATGAAATCGAGCAGCTTCACCCGATCCTCCGCCCCCTCGGCGAGTCGCTCAAGCGCATTGGGGGTATTGGCAATGCCATCCGTGCCGAACACGAGCCGCACGAACGGGAACCGGTTGAAAAATTCCGGCCCCACCTGCTGGGCCACACATCCCCCCACGGCGGCGAACATACGCGAATCTCGCTTGGCGTGACGGGCGATGCGCCCAAGCTCGCTGTAAACCTTCTGCTCGGGTTTATCGCGAACGCTGCACGTGTTGAGAATGTACACGGTGGCCTCGTCCTCGGCGGCTTCTTCCCAGCCCCGGGCTTCAAGCGCCCGGGCAAGCCACTGGGAGTCGTGGACATTCATCTGGCAACCAAAAGTAATTATATGAAATTTCATGGCGGTGGTCTGATCCTATGCGAACCTTGAAAGCGTGGAAAGCGCTCCGGTGGAAACTGGTGTTACTTTCCGGTGACGATCACCGGTCACCCGTCCCCTAATCCCTGTCGAGCCATCTGTCCAGAAAGTGCATTACCTTGCGCAAGGCTTCCTCACGGCTGAGGGCCGTATTATCGAAGGACAGCTCGGCCGCCGGGTCCTGCTCGAAGGGGACATCCACGCCGACGACTTCGCCCAGTCCTTCGAAGCCCCTGCCGGTTCGCCGTCTTTCCAGTGCCTTACGGTACAGGTCGGCCTTGACCTTGCCCTGCGGACGCTCCGACTCCCGGCGCATGGCTTCCTCCACGTCACAGCCCACATGGATTTCGGCGAACCAGTCGAGGCGTCCACGGGCCCGCTGCCGAAATGAGATGCGATGCCCTGTCGCGTCCATGATGACGTTGCGCCCACGATCGCAAAGCTCGGCGGCCTCGTCGGCGAACATGGCGTAGGCCTGCCGACGCTCCTGCTCTGTATACTTCGGGTCAGGGAAATACTCTCGGCGGCGGGCGTCCATTTCCAAGTACACCACGTCCAGACCTTGATTGCGAAGGGTTTCAGCCGCGCTGCGAGCCAGCGTGCTCTTTCCGCTGCCCGGCAGCCCCGTAAACCATACGGCCCAGCCAGCCATCCGTCACTCCATGTAGCGGTTCACGTCCGCCCAGTCGAAGGTTTCCTCGTCCAGCACGTTTTCCATAAGGTTGAACAGGCCGCGTCGCACCTCCGGGGCATGATCAGGGTACCACTCGGGCGATGCAATGACGAGAGCCCGGAAGACAATGAACGGGGCCATGACGTCGAACACTTCGGTATCCCCCGTTTCGGAAATGTAGGTCTCGAAATACGTGTCGTACAGTTTCTTGAAGTCGCCCTCCAGCCTGCCGTGGCTGCGGAGACTCCAGAGCAGATAGTTGATGGCCATGGTGCAAAGGTCACCGCCCGGCTCGCCCCATTCGCCGCGGCTGCGATCCAGAACACGGAAATCGCTTCCGTTGACAAGCACGTTCCATGGATGAAAATCCCCGTGCACGGCGCTCAGGCGGTGGTGATACTCCTTGAGCTTCCAACGCCAGCGGACGAGCTTTGCTTCCAGTTCTTCGAACCGGCGCCGGGGAAAGGCCGCGTAGTCCTCGGGATATGCCTCGTCGATGAGACCAAGAATACACTCGTCCGAGCCTATGAGATTTCTGATGCGCCGCCAGTACAGATCGCGGTCCTGCTTCTTTTCGGAGTGGACCCGGGCCAGCCACCGGGCGAAATCCGCGGCAAGATGGAGGTCGCCGTCGGACAATCCTTCTCGGGCGATGCGGTCTAGATCAAGGAAATAGTCATGCCCTTCCAGCTTCTCGTTGACGATGAAGAATTCCTTCAGTCCGCGCACAGGGACAAGCTCTCCAGCCTCATCGACGTATCCCAGCCCGAGCGGACGGACGTGCCGTTCGAGCCGGTCGGAGGTGAAGTACTGGAACATGAGTACGGAGGCGCGATCCCAGAGATACTGGTGGCCGTACTTGTCGCCCTTCATGACGGAGAAGACCGCTTCGCGCTCCTCGCCGTCCAGAGAAAAGCGGACGAGCAGGGGTTTTCCGTAGCCGAAGCCCTTCATCCCCTGCTCGTCCAGATTGCCGAGGTCACCGGCAGCCAGCAGTCTGGCTCCCTGACCAAAAGCCTTTTCAAGATATTGTTCGATCCGGTCCCTGTCGATTCCGTTCATGTCGTCCTCCCCTGGTTTCGAGGAGAACGTCGCGGACTACATGGGGCCGAAGTTCTCCTCATATCGTGCGGCGAACTCATCCGGGGTGTACCGGTGTTCCTGAGTGCCGCTCTGCTCGACGCAGTAGCAGGCTGCCACAGCGCCCATCCTGCACGCGTCTTCGAGACTGCGATTGTCGGCGATGCCCTTGAGCATGCCCGCGCGGAACGCGTCGCCCGCGCCGGTGGGATCCACAACCTTGCCCGCCTTTGCCGCGGGAACTTGAGTTTCCTTACCATCCTCTACCACAGTACAGCCGTTTTCGCCCAGCGTGGTAACCAGGTTGTTCACGCGGGAAAGGATGTCCTCGCGCTGAAGGCCGGTGGCGTTCATGATGAGCTGCAACTCGTAGTCGTTGGTAATCAGGATGTCCGCACCCGTCAGAGCTTCCTTGAGTTCGTCGCCGGTCATGGCGGTAATCTGCTGCCCCGGGTCGAAAATGTAAGGAATGCCGTTGTCGCGGTAGTGCTTGGGGTGAGACTTCATATCCTCCACGCAGCCCGGGGAGATGATGCCCACGGCGTCCGCAGGGTCGATGCGCGAAAGATCGTAGGAGCAGGAGTGCTTCATGGCGCCGGGGTTGAATCCGGTGATCTGATTGTCGCTCATGTCCGTGGTGATGTAGGCACCGGCGGTGAATTCGTGGTCGACTGTGCGGATGCCTTCCACGGAAAGGCCCAGCTCGTTCAGACGTTCGTCGTACTGGGAAAAGTCCTTACCGACCTGACTGAGAATGATGGGTTTTTCGCCCAGCAGCGCCAGCGAGTAGGCGATATTGCCGGCCGTTCCGCCGAATTTTTCCTGCAGCCCGTCCACGAGAAAGCAGACGTTGAGGATGTGAATCTTGTCCGGCAGAATGTGGTCGGAAAACTTGCCGGGGAAGGTCATGATCCGGTCATAGGCCAACGAGCCCGTCAGGTATAAATCCATTGTTCCTCCGTAGATTTTTTGGATGAAGGGACACTACCCCCCGATCCGGAGAAGGTCAACGCACCCCGATTTGCGGGCTATGCGGTCTCTTCGCCGATCCAACGAAGGAATGCCTGATTGCCCCCGGCCACGGGCACGGCCACCACGCAGGGCACCTCGTCGGGGTGCAGGTCCACCACCTTCTGGCTGAGGCGATGCACCAGATCGGACGTGGTCTTGGCGATGACCACGATCTCGTCATCGGTTTCGACCTTGCCTTTCCAGTGGTACATGGATTTCATGCCCGGTATGACGTTGACGCAGGCCGCGAGGCGTTCTTCGATGAGCTTTTCGCCGATGCGCTTGGCATCCTCCATGGACGGAGCGGTGATGTATACGAGAGATTGGGACATTTCGGTTACTCCTTGCATACTTCGTGTCGATTTATGACGGGGATAATACACGATCCGGCAGCGCATGCAACGAATGCGCACACTTGTCTAGCGCGCCCGGCGGTGCTACTTGAAGCTTCCGCATAAGGAGATACCCGTCGTGAAAAAGAAGGAAAAAGCTCTCGAAATCCACGCGCGCCTTGAGCGCCGCTATCCCGAACCGGAACCGGCGCTGGACTGGACGGATGCGTGGCAGCTGCTTGTGGCCACCGTTCTGGCCGCCCAGTGCACGGACGAACGCGTCAACAAGGTCACCCCGCACCTGTTTGAGCGCTGGCCGGATATCCCGTCCGTGGCACGGGCCGATGTGACAGAACTCGAAGAAGCGGTGCGCTCCACCGGTTTTTTCCGCAACAAAGCCAAGAACCTCAAGGCCGCAGCCACCAGAATCGTCGAGGAATACGACGGCGAGGTGCCCCGGACCATGGCGGATCTGATCACGCTGCCCGGCGTGGCGCGCAAGACCGCGAACATCGTGCTTTCCAACGCCTTCGACATCCACGAAGGTGTGGCCGTTGACACGCACGTCAAGCGCCTCAGTTATAGGCTCGGCCTCACGACGCATACCGATCCCGTGCGCATCGAAAAAGATCTCATGCAGCTCTATCCCAATAAGATGTGGGGGGAGATCAATCATTTTCTCGTCTACTTCGGCCGCGAGGTCTGCAACGCCCGCAAGCCGAAATGCCCAATCTGCGAACTTAGCGACATCTGCCCGAAAAAGGGCGTGGAACAGGGAGCCACATAAATGAACAAGCCCGGAACCTTCACCGTCCACAAAAAGGACGGTTCCGCAAGAAGAGGAACGCTCGTCACCGCCCACGGCGAGATTCCCACCCCCATATTCATGCCCGTGGGCACGCAGGGGACGGTCAAAAGCCTGAGCCCCGGTGATCTGGTGGAGATGGACGCCAAGATCATCCTCGGCAACACCTACCACCTCTACCTCCGACCCGGCGATGACTTGCTGGCGCGCCACGGCGGCCTGCACGGTTTCTCCAGCTGGGACCGTCCCATCCTCACGGACTCCGGCGGCTTTCAGGTCTTCAGCCTCGAAGGCATCCGTAAGCTCTCGGAAAAAGGCGTGGAATTCCGGTCCTATCTCGACGGCTCCAAGCACTTCTTCAGCCCGGAAAAGGTCATCGACATCCAGAAAAACATCGGCTCCGACATCATGATGGTGCTGGACGAATGCGTGGGCTTCAAACATGACCGGGCTTACACCGAGAAGTCGCTTGAGATGACCACCCGCTGGGCCAAACGCTGCCGAGACCACTATCCCGTCGGCAGCGGCGACCAGCTCATGTTCGGCATCATTCAGGGCGGCTTCCACAAGGACCTGCGCGAACGCAGCCTTGAACAGCTGCGCGACATTCCCTTCGAAGGTTTCGCCATCGGCGGATTGTCCGTGGGAGAACCCATCCCCATGATGTACGATCTGGTACATCATCTGGCGCCGCTCATGCCGCAGGACAAGCCGCGCTATCTCATGGGCGTCGGTACCCCGCTCGACCTGCTTGAAGGCGTGAGCGCGGGCGTTGACATGTTCGACTGCGTGCTGCCCACCCGAAACGCCAGAAACGGCACGCTCTTCACATCGCAGGGCAAGATCAACATCAAGAAGGCCACCCATCGCGAGGACGACTCCCCGGTGGATCCGGAGTGCACCTGCTACACCTGCCGCAACTTCTCGCGTGCCTATCTGCGTCACCTCTACCATGCGCGGGAGCTGCTCTCCTATCGCCTGAACACGTATCACAACGTGCACTTCTATCTGAACCTCATGCGCGAGGTGCGCGAGAGCATCGAGAACGGCACATTCAAACAGCTCAAGGCCCGCTACGAAGCGGCGTACGGCAAGTAGGCGGATATGCGGCGCATCGTGGACTGGTTGCTCAGGGCTCTTGGAATCGTCACGCTCGCGGCAGTGGTCGCGGGCGCGACGGGTTTCCTCCTCATGGGCCACTGGCTCCAGCTCGACGAAAAACCGCGCAAGGCCGATTACATCGTACCGCTGGCCGGAGACTACATCCGGCTGATGCAGGCCGCAGACCTTTACAAGAAGGGATACGCCCCCACCATCCTGCTCAGCGATGCGGCCGAATGGCCCAAAACGCGACTGGACAAGCTCAAATTCTCCATGGGCTGGCCGCGCATGGGCCACCTTGAGTTCTGCTGGGCGGTGCTGAAAGAAATGGGAATCTCACCGCAAAACACGGATGTGTTCGGTGACGGACACATCAGCACCGTGGAAGAGGCCGAGGCCCTTCGCGCCTACCTGAACGGTCAGGACGCCACGTTACTCGTGGTGACCTCCCCGTATCACGCAAGACGCGCGCAGATCATTCTCGAAGACGTGCTGCCGAACTGCGAAATCATCATGACGGTCACTCCGGAAGGATCGTTTCCCGAAAAATGGTGGACGGATCAGCGTTCGGCACAGGACATCGTCATGGAAGCGGCCAAGCTCGTGCACTACTGGCTTGGCGGGGCCTTCCGCTCCGACGAAGCCGCTGCTCACTGAGCCACTTCGGCTGCCTTCTCACCGGCCGCATCTTCTGCCTTAACATCTTCCCGCTTCGGTGGACGCCGCTCCATGGCGGGCGCCATTTTTTCCGCGCACTCGGCAAGCGTAAGGTTGTGCTCGCTTTCGCGCACGGCGTTGCCCAATGATGAGAACAACTCACCGACAAAGCTGAAGTGACCGGAAAAACTGCTTCCCGTCCGCTGCCCGGCATCGGTGTTCACGATGCGCACCACTTCATCCACGCGAATACCGTCGAGTCGTCGAGCCGGGCCATAGACTTCGCAATCACCGCGTTGCACGGGCACGAGCAGTCCGGCCTCGATGAAAAGGTCTCCCAATTCCTCCACCAGCGGCAACGGAGCCAGCAGATGGTCCGAAACATCTTCGGCACACGGCAACGGCTCGCCGCTCTCAAAACGCTTCACGATCATGGANAGCATGACCAACGCAATCTTCTGTCGCTCGACAGGACTGGCCTTGCCGAAATATCGCTGCTTCACGAAAGTCCCGACGTTCTGCCATGCGTAGCTCACCTCGGCGCCAAGCAGCACGATAACCCAGCTGATGTAGAGCCACATGAGCAGCAGCGGAAACTGGGCGAAACTGCCGTAAATGGCGTTGTACTTGGCCGCACCGATCTGCCAGTTGATGTAGACCCACTGTGCGCTCTGCCACAACACCGCGCCCACGAGACCGCCGAGCAGCGCGCTGGACATCCTGACCTTGGTAAACGGCACGAAGGCGTACATGAACGCAAAGGCGATGAGTATGAACAGGAGCGGAGCCAGCTTGAGCAGTCCGGCCTCTAGGTAGCTGATGGCGGATATTGAAAGCAGCCCCTGAATCACGTCCTGCTTTTGCAGACTGACGTTGAAGCTTGAGGCGACCAGCAGGAAGATCGGGCAAATGAGAATGACCGGGAAAAAATCCGCCACCTTGCGCCACGGCGTACGGCCCTTCTCGACGCGCCAGATGGTATTGAAGGCCTTCTCGATGGTGCCGATGAGTGAAAAAACCGTGAACAGGAGCGTCGCCACGCCCACCCAGCCAAGCGTCTGCACGTTGGTGTTGTTGATGTAACCGATGATCTTGTCCACCACCTCGACCTTGCCGGTGGTCACGCGCATGAGCATTTCGCGAATAAAGCCCGCGTTCTGCAAACCGAATCCCTTGGAAATGGAAAACGCCACGGCCAGAAACGGCACGAAGGACAGGATGGTCGTGAACGTCAGCGCAGCAGCGCGGATGATGCACTGATCCTTGAAAAAG belongs to Desulfovibrio oxyclinae DSM 11498 and includes:
- a CDS encoding TonB family protein, whose protein sequence is MRYFGFLLSFLLHAGLLAVVVFWADVPDRKLELDRPAYTVDLVQLAPAPPPPPGEKSPSKSDATPAKPEPKQVAQPVMQVEKQPMQSSVEPVKPARKPEPKPEAKPISEKTKEKKVVVKKKEKPEPEKKAEPLKKPEKKAEPKPEPKPAPKPKPKPKPKKTSDELLADALSDVKQGVQAEDDQVAAQLDDELAALRQEQGGEIYSHGGTPGGAGSGLAEVYAMIVASAIKENWRYPSFAGDANLLASVELTIGDDGTIVSSEILESSGNIEFDNSTLRAIRETERVEPPSREQDKVIVINFNSQDLNQ
- the tolR gene encoding protein TolR yields the protein MALKTGNGYLAEINVTPFVDVMLVLLIIFMVTAPLMTQGVEVDLPQTRSVRNLPQDKDHLVLSVKADGTIMLDKYEVPEGELGDFLQRLVASQNKQLFLRADKSVAYGVVVDVMGEVKAAGIDKLGIVAEEKKDGTKR
- a CDS encoding MotA/TolQ/ExbB proton channel family protein; amino-acid sequence: MDILGENNMLQMVMGATLAVKGVMLLLAAMSLWSWTIIFYKAFSILSARRRVLAGYESFIVAEDLATGIKTLGGKNSPLAKVSSMAVKEFRKLEKAELDRDRKRMLVKDTLRRVLRQGISAEMRRLTRNLPFLATCANAAPFIGLFGTVWGIMHSFHSIGLQQSAALATVAPGISEALIATAIGLGVAIPATIGYNFFLGKLSEVETGMIDFAGAFLNRAEREIAWTGK
- a CDS encoding histidinol phosphate phosphatase domain-containing protein, producing the protein MIDLHMHTVFSDGELIPSELVRRASVAGYKAVGITDHADLSNYKTIIENVSRFAKEHGHFFDMTVIAGVEITHVPPSLIPDMTLKAREEGASLVVVHGETIVEPVAPGTNLAAIEAGVDILAHPGLITEEEVALAAEKGVHLEITTRGGHSYTNGRVAELARRHGAKLVIDNDAHSPRDLVGPEMRRAIALGAGLTPQEIEAAESNSWEIVQRLMK
- a CDS encoding bifunctional nuclease family protein: MVAMKIFGLALDEKGQAPIIILEDEASERGLPIWIGAMEAMSISMALNKVPFPRPMTHDLLINSLEALGGKLESIEVTRMVEGTFFAELIVKRADEVIRIDCRPSDAVALAVRTEAEISAAPEVLDEAGIPMDGLRDKVVPSTEASSWQDLLENLDEDDVKYKM
- the miaB gene encoding tRNA (N6-isopentenyl adenosine(37)-C2)-methylthiotransferase MiaB, translated to MKFHIITFGCQMNVHDSQWLARALEARGWEEAAEDEATVYILNTCSVRDKPEQKVYSELGRIARHAKRDSRMFAAVGGCVAQQVGPEFFNRFPFVRLVFGTDGIANTPNALERLAEGAEDRVKLLDFMDIYPERDAAVDESTTLPETRQAFVNIMQGCDNFCAYCIVPYTRGRQKSRHPDAVVEECRALAANGVRELTLLGQNVNSFGMDSGGVDVSFAELLRRVAAIEGIDRLRFTTSHPKDIADEVIEAFGELDNLCPSLHLPMQAGSDAVLKAMRRKYDMERYLDIVDRLRQARPDICLTTDLIVGFPGETEQDFERTLEMVERVGFESSFSFKYSDRPGTASVNMEPKVDPTEAQSRLERLQELQNAITKQSLKKLVGLPAEVLVEGRSRKQEGDGVSWRGRDAAGRVVNFTSRRESLTGRIVPVRIVEAKKHSLTGERTGEPW
- a CDS encoding adenylyl-sulfate kinase; the protein is MAGWAVWFTGLPGSGKSTLARSAAETLRNQGLDVVYLEMDARRREYFPDPKYTEQERRQAYAMFADEAAELCDRGRNVIMDATGHRISFRQRARGRLDWFAEIHVGCDVEEAMRRESERPQGKVKADLYRKALERRRTGRGFEGLGEVVGVDVPFEQDPAAELSFDNTALSREEALRKVMHFLDRWLDRD
- a CDS encoding phosphotransferase family protein; this encodes MNGIDRDRIEQYLEKAFGQGARLLAAGDLGNLDEQGMKGFGYGKPLLVRFSLDGEEREAVFSVMKGDKYGHQYLWDRASVLMFQYFTSDRLERHVRPLGLGYVDEAGELVPVRGLKEFFIVNEKLEGHDYFLDLDRIAREGLSDGDLHLAADFARWLARVHSEKKQDRDLYWRRIRNLIGSDECILGLIDEAYPEDYAAFPRRRFEELEAKLVRWRWKLKEYHHRLSAVHGDFHPWNVLVNGSDFRVLDRSRGEWGEPGGDLCTMAINYLLWSLRSHGRLEGDFKKLYDTYFETYISETGDTEVFDVMAPFIVFRALVIASPEWYPDHAPEVRRGLFNLMENVLDEETFDWADVNRYME
- a CDS encoding carbohydrate kinase family protein, whose amino-acid sequence is MDLYLTGSLAYDRIMTFPGKFSDHILPDKIHILNVCFLVDGLQEKFGGTAGNIAYSLALLGEKPIILSQVGKDFSQYDERLNELGLSVEGIRTVDHEFTAGAYITTDMSDNQITGFNPGAMKHSCSYDLSRIDPADAVGIISPGCVEDMKSHPKHYRDNGIPYIFDPGQQITAMTGDELKEALTGADILITNDYELQLIMNATGLQREDILSRVNNLVTTLGENGCTVVEDGKETQVPAAKAGKVVDPTGAGDAFRAGMLKGIADNRSLEDACRMGAVAACYCVEQSGTQEHRYTPDEFAARYEENFGPM
- the cutA gene encoding divalent-cation tolerance protein CutA translates to MSQSLVYITAPSMEDAKRIGEKLIEERLAACVNVIPGMKSMYHWKGKVETDDEIVVIAKTTSDLVHRLSQKVVDLHPDEVPCVVAVPVAGGNQAFLRWIGEETA
- the nth gene encoding endonuclease III, with translation MKKKEKALEIHARLERRYPEPEPALDWTDAWQLLVATVLAAQCTDERVNKVTPHLFERWPDIPSVARADVTELEEAVRSTGFFRNKAKNLKAAATRIVEEYDGEVPRTMADLITLPGVARKTANIVLSNAFDIHEGVAVDTHVKRLSYRLGLTTHTDPVRIEKDLMQLYPNKMWGEINHFLVYFGREVCNARKPKCPICELSDICPKKGVEQGAT
- the tgt gene encoding tRNA guanosine(34) transglycosylase Tgt gives rise to the protein MNKPGTFTVHKKDGSARRGTLVTAHGEIPTPIFMPVGTQGTVKSLSPGDLVEMDAKIILGNTYHLYLRPGDDLLARHGGLHGFSSWDRPILTDSGGFQVFSLEGIRKLSEKGVEFRSYLDGSKHFFSPEKVIDIQKNIGSDIMMVLDECVGFKHDRAYTEKSLEMTTRWAKRCRDHYPVGSGDQLMFGIIQGGFHKDLRERSLEQLRDIPFEGFAIGGLSVGEPIPMMYDLVHHLAPLMPQDKPRYLMGVGTPLDLLEGVSAGVDMFDCVLPTRNARNGTLFTSQGKINIKKATHREDDSPVDPECTCYTCRNFSRAYLRHLYHARELLSYRLNTYHNVHFYLNLMREVRESIENGTFKQLKARYEAAYGK
- a CDS encoding YdcF family protein — protein: MRRIVDWLLRALGIVTLAAVVAGATGFLLMGHWLQLDEKPRKADYIVPLAGDYIRLMQAADLYKKGYAPTILLSDAAEWPKTRLDKLKFSMGWPRMGHLEFCWAVLKEMGISPQNTDVFGDGHISTVEEAEALRAYLNGQDATLLVVTSPYHARRAQIILEDVLPNCEIIMTVTPEGSFPEKWWTDQRSAQDIVMEAAKLVHYWLGGAFRSDEAAAH